ACTCCGGGATGCTGACGTGGCAGAGAGCTCGGCGCCAAGATCCGTGGCGCCGAGCTCCCTGCCATGTGGGGTTCACAGTTCCTTCTTCTTTCTGCGCTATCTCTCTTGCTCCCTTCCGCCGTCTCTCTCAGTTCTCTCTCTTGCCTCCGTCCTCTCTCTCGGATCTCTGGCGCCGCCGACGCAGCTTCCCCTCATCGGCGCCCGCCTCCTCACTGTTGttgttgccgccgccgccgcttccgctCACCGGCGCCCCCGCCGGCTTCGCTCActggcaccgccgccgcttccgctTATCGGTGCTGCCGCCGACTACGCCCCCCGCGCGGGCCTTGGGGCCGGGGCTCGGCTCCCACGCCCCCGCTCTGCTCGTCGCGGAGCCCTTGGCCGCCCTCGGCGGGGAGGATGCACCCGcaccggcgccgccaccgccgcctcagcatTGCGCCTGGCAGGAGAAAGGGGGGTGGAAATTTTGAAAGCAGGCTCGGGGCCATAGGCCATGGCGCCGAGCTCGGAGCGCCATGGCCTATGGCGCCAAGCTCCCTGCCACGTCGGCGCTTCACCTTCGCGCTATATCTTACGGCGTCGAGATGTGTTATCTTGGCGCTATAGGTTATGGCGCGTGGCCTGTCAAAACGTGAGAATATTTCGCCTGCAaaaagggccaaaatgtaaaaaGACGGACAGCCCAGGCCATACAGATTCACGGCCCAATGGGTCTGAACAAATGTTCAGCCCAATATTTTCTTTTGGATCAATTTTAACTAGCGTTGGACTACTATCGGAACGCAGTGGAATTAATCGAGCGATTCAAATTCATTTGAGATTGAAAAAAACAAGCACAGCTGCTTAAAAGGCGTTTGGACCAGGTGTCCATCATGTTAAACCTCTGATGGGAATAGGTGATCCATGAAAGAATGGACAAGCATGTCGTTAACAGAAAGACACAGGGAATTACAGTGTTGATACTTACAGGACACAGGAACTACAATAACTTAAGACTGTGTAAGTACAACTAAGTACAAACTAGTACCCCGAGTTTACCTCCTTCATCAAGGTATTACCACTGAAAATTTTACATAAAGAATGTCGATCAAAGTTACTAAACAAAAGGAAATTTTAAACTACATGCAATTCTTTTACTTCCAAGTTCTAGCCTGCACCGTGTCACAATGTGGCGCAGTACTCGGTCTCCAGCTCGTCCGGCGTGGTGCGCGATCCGGCCGCCGACGGCGCGCGCACGTGGCCGACCATGGACACGCGCAGCGCCTCCTCCTCGTACGCGCGCTGCTCCATCTCCGCCACCTCCGACTTTCGCCGCTGGATGCTCACCACGGCCACGGCGACCATCCCCAGCAGCACGGTGCCGCCTGCGCCCAGCGCCGCGCCGAACAGCGCCAGCTTCCACTTGCTCACCTCCCCGATGtccgcctccccgccgccgccgccgtcgctgaCTCCCCCGACGACGAGCGCGAAGTGGCCCTGGTCCGACGCGTGGCAGATGTTGGTCCCCTCCTCCACGTCCGTCACGGTGATGCTGCCGTTGAGCCCCACGGCCATGCAGAGCGCCGCGGCCCCCGGCTGGAGCGCGGGCACGGCCACTGAGAAGTTGACGCGGATGGCGGCGCCCGTCAGGTCGATCTccagcgccgccgtgccgttgCGCCGCGCCAGGCCGTAGAACATGAGCCCGAGCACCGGCGACGCGAGGCGGTACCCGGCGCCCACCGCGTACTCGTCGTAGACGGACGAGAGGTTCCCCAGGTTGACGCGCACCGCGATCAGgtgcgcggcgcggccgcgcaCGGCGAGGCCCGGCGGCACGGTGAACTCCCCAAACCGGCGGACGCCGTACCTCCGGAGGCTGCCGGCGCGGAACCGCACCACGGTGGCCTCGACGCCCGACAGGCTCCCCGGGAGGGCGAGCGGGTACGCGACGCCCGTCCTCCGGTGCCTCCCGTGGTACCACTCCTCCGCGGCCTCCTGCACGACGTCGTCGAGCAGGACGGTGTCCTGCAGCTGCAGCTCCTGCTGCTGCGGAACCGCAAGCGCAACGGTCGCCGCGAGGAGCTgcagcaggagcaggaggagaaaaGCTTCGCGGCGCAAAACACTTGTCGTCATGGCAGCTGGAAATAGGAGCGGTAGCGTAAGACAGGGACAGCATGGGGACATTTTAGTTGGGCGAGTGAAAGTGAGCATGATGGCAACGGGAAAAGCTTCTTTCTAATGGCATAGCATCAGCTGAAGGCTCACTGTTATTCTTGTGACTTGTGAGTGAAGCATGGAGCTGCGGCATCCAGCATGGTTAGGTTCGATCTGGGTTAATAGGAGATTAAATTTATGAGCAAGTGTACGGGAGGGAGCGATGATGGCAGGATGGTGCGATTTATTACCGGGCGCAAGTGTACGTAGGGGCAGGACGGGATTAGGGGCGTCGTAGAGCTGTTCATTAGCCCCGGTGGCGAGGGGGGCAGTAAAGCTCGCCACTTGCGAGACATGGATTGGGGACGAAGGTTCTTCATCAGTCGGGCTCTACAATCATGTCTGTCGAGCTCTGGCAGCAGGTGAATTGTCAAAAGGAGGCCTCTTTTTAGATGTCTTTTATAGGTGAAGCGGCTCCTGTTCCTGCAATGGAACGTTCGATCCATGGAAGCTACTAGCAGCTCTGCAACAGGGTATGCCCCTGAAACATGAAAGGAACATCAGATTCTTCGTTCAGACAATCAGACTTCAGGGCATTCAAATCTTTCTTCTTTCAGCAGGAGGGCCGGGGGGGAGTAGGGTGGGGATCTCAAGCGGATTGCATACTCAATGCAATGTTTTTTCGTGAGTTTTTCCGTTGCCTGATGCCGCGATGCATTTATGCAGGACGTACCTACGGTTCTCAGAATTCAGGAGCCTGACAGTACAGTACCACatgcttcagagttcagacaacTATACCAACTTACCAAGTGCAAAGATAACTGAAACTAGTCATAGAACGTTGCCCCCTACAGCTCCGTTTCACCAATCTCGCTCGACTATGTCCACTTGGATAGACCGATAGACTAATCAACTTCTTCTCTAAAAAAAGGCACTCGGTAGATTAGTTTGCTTCTTGTCAGTCATGCTACTTCACAGCGCCTTTGCTCTGAATCTGAATCTACAGCAGACATACAGGTTTCCTGTCAGTTTTCAGTGACTTGGCGGAATGATTGGGACTGTGTGTGCTCACTGGATGGACGGAGGCAGCGACCCTCCTCTGCCGCGGGGTTTGATCTGGATGGAATGATTGCGCGGGCATCGGCGTGCTCGCGGCAGCATTAGGCTTGCCCACGAATTGTCTCCCCGATCCATTGGGCGCTATTATTGAGGGCCCAAACGCGCATTGCTTCAGAACAGCAGCGCTACAACGGCCGTCAGGCATCAACGCGTGGGTAAGATGCTCTCCTCCTGCGTGGAATCTTTGCTTGGATCAGGCGCATCGATCCGTCGTCTCGAACGGAATAATTCTCTACCACTAGTCTGTAACAACTGAGGTAACTGGTCTCAGCAGTAAGCACAAGATTTTGTTGGTCAAGGTTTTCCGAGTCCCTTTTAGCAGACCATCCATCATATATTCATATTTGCAATCAAGTCATGTCTCTCTCATTTGGTTTTGCAAGTTGCAACTAGTACTACCTTTTTTTAAGAGGGACGGCGTCGACTCGATTTATGCACTCAAGAAGAAGGTTGCAGAAAACTTGCTTCACTTTCTACAGTTTGCTGTTAATCGTCACTGTGCTGAAGTCGAACCTCCTTTTGTATTTTTAATTTGTTTCAGATGTGAATTGTGTGTGTAACACAAGGCAACGGAAATTGCAAAGCGCTCCACTGGGCTGGACAGCTGGTCTAAATATAGGAAAAAGATGTCATCAAGCGGGCCTGATTATTCATTCGGGACACAAGGTTAGTCCATATACCGCTTGGGCCACCACAGAATTCAGCCCAATACTCCGCTCGCCCTTATCCAGCCTGCTACATGCCCCCCACGGGCCAAGCCCTTCCGGCTTCAAAGGAAACTGTCAAATTGGTCCGAGTGCTAAAAGAAATTCCCCACCCTAAAAAAAGATCTCCTAGGAAAAAAAATGCTAAAATGGTACGACTTCTGTGTGCTCTTCAGAGACGATGTGGGCAATACTTTCAGCTCTTATTAAGTCAAGTACGACTCTGAAGTCTCAAATCCAGATTTATTTGGCAGGCGGAGGCCTTTTGACCGCCGGTGCTTGTATGTATGGCTGATAGAAAGGAATTCCAGGACGCGGCCTTTGCCTTAGACTGACGGAACAAAGCTAAGAGTTTGTGGCAGCAAGGACTATGATTCTGTACATCGATCGCTGCATGGACGGCATTGATGCCACCAGGCAGCTGCATTAGCGCACTAGCACGCCCGCAGGCCGCAGCGTATATAGCATTGCTTTCTGAGTCCTGACACGTACGAGGATGCCTTCCAGCCCAGCACAAGATCGATCGTCCCCTCCGCCTGCGGATGTGACGTCACGCGCCTCTCCGGTTCGAGTTCTACTTTGCCCCAGAATCTCGGCGGAGCGCAGGCTTTTGCCGCAGCTGCTCGCATTGGCGTTTTCCTCCCCAAGATCGCGACAGGGATTACGAGCTGCTGGCACCTCGATCGCCACCAGGGTTCATCGTACTATGGCCTAGCTCTACGGCCGGCCATCACTGCGCGCGGGGTGCAGGCATCTCGTCGAACGTCGACGGCGACAGGGACTGTATGCCCGAATTCCCGGCGGGCATCCATATGCACCGTCCATGCATGGACGCGTGCGCTAATCTGCAAGTTAAGCCTGATCAGCTAGCAATTCTGCATTTCTGCTCGATCGTCATGAACCGAGGCCGAGCACGATCCGCTTGTGGCGGCGGCTGCCGTTGAGTTCCACGATCGATCGATCTGCTCGCACGAGCGTCGTCAGCGCTGTTTGTAACAGGTGAATGCAGACTGCAGTGGCAGTACAAGCACAGGACTTGCGTATAGCTTCCCTGCTGCAGCCAAGTCCCGTCACATGGTGGTGGTGTACTGGTCTTGCTGCTGCATACTAGCAGTAGTACTTCATACTTGTATGCATGGGCACTGTGGTCGGGCCCGAGGAAGAAGGCCCTGCCCGGAGCAATGCATCGGAGAAGGACGTCTCGGCGTGGCCGTGGCGCGCCGTGCGTCCCGGCGCTGTTTCTTGTGATCAGCCGCGAGCTTATCAGGAGTTGTTTCTTGTGCCGGATATATCGGAATAAGGGCAACAAATCATGATCAATGTATGAGACCCCCAGGAGATGAGTTGATTATAGGAGGGATGTGTAAGAGGGTGTTCTTCAGCTTCAGTGGAGTAGGATACCTTTTTTTTTAAGAATTCTACACTAGAATTAACTTGTTTTAAGAGCATGCAGAAATTTGGAATTAAGAGCAAGCCCGGAATCACACAACCACACGGAAGGATTGATCGACCACCAGTCAAGCTGTATCATGAGCCAACATGCTTttatctgtttttttttttcaatttcaCACTATATCTTGCTAGCTTCGACAACACTGGTCAACCTTTTTTTTTTTCCATGGGACGTCGTCCTTGAGCACAGTTGAGCCGGCCTACTCGCCTAGATAATCCAAGCTAGATCACAAACTTCTAGCAAAGGACTTCAGGAGTTGCACTCGTGCAGTCTTGCCGAAGCTTGCCGTTAAGCTCGGTTGCCAATGGAAAATTAAAGGGCAAAATATCTCCGAGGAGCGAGTGATCAATGACAAGTTGTACTATAGATAGTATGTGGATGGCTCTACTTTTCGAGCTGAAAGTTCAGATATGACTGCAAAAGAACCGATGGATGCGCCAAACCCTAACAGTGCTCGACAGCACATCTGCCACACTCAAGGGCACTATTGTACCATCCAACAGTGTAGTGCTGTCAACACCCTCCAAACCCACTATGTAGCTAGAAGGCTTGCTTGCTGGCCTTCTTTACTTAGCCTGATGACCAGATCGCAAACTTCCTATGTTCCTCAATCACCAACCTGCACGGCACGCATATAATTTCTTGAATATCCTTACGTCAGCAATGGTCCTCGCCTTGGAAAAGAATTGGTTAGTCATGTCAACATGACTTCCTAGATAGAAGGGTAGCCCGGTAATATTCCTTTCATTTAAAGCTTCACTTGAGGATTACGATCTACTGTTGAAACTTTATTTTTACCTTATGAGCCTGCAATCCTGCGTACGTAGGTGGATAAAAAATGCAAGATATGTGCTATAGTGTATTCATCATGAAAAATATTTTACTCTATCAATACATTGACCAGCAGCTAACACAGCTAGAGGATTGAGCAAATGTAGCAGTCGAGAACCCTGTTTAGTACCGGGCGCTCGA
The sequence above is drawn from the Panicum hallii strain FIL2 chromosome 7, PHallii_v3.1, whole genome shotgun sequence genome and encodes:
- the LOC112900814 gene encoding uncharacterized protein LOC112900814, with the protein product MTTSVLRREAFLLLLLLQLLAATVALAVPQQQELQLQDTVLLDDVVQEAAEEWYHGRHRRTGVAYPLALPGSLSGVEATVVRFRAGSLRRYGVRRFGEFTVPPGLAVRGRAAHLIAVRVNLGNLSSVYDEYAVGAGYRLASPVLGLMFYGLARRNGTAALEIDLTGAAIRVNFSVAVPALQPGAAALCMAVGLNGSITVTDVEEGTNICHASDQGHFALVVGGVSDGGGGGEADIGEVSKWKLALFGAALGAGGTVLLGMVAVAVVSIQRRKSEVAEMEQRAYEEEALRVSMVGHVRAPSAAGSRTTPDELETEYCATL